The sequence ATTAAATGTTGTGGAAAACGCTGGAAAAATTCCGGATAAGAATTTTCCAATTCATATAATCGTTGCTCAGCAGTTTGAGTATTCATCGCATGCAGTCTGCGTAACATTTGAAAGGCATTTCGCTCCGAAATAACCTTTATTAAATCATCCATGAAGCTTTGTCCTGACAAAAATTTATCATAGGCATCCTTGTTGATGATGAGTAACTCAGTTTCCTCACAAGCTTCAATAAAGTAAGGTGATGGTATTTCCTTGATATAACTTTCCCGATCTGCCGCCCACCAGTTTTCCAGGCATAGAGCCAAAACATTTTCCTTACCTGATGCATCCAGAGTATATTGCTTTAATGCGCCTTTCAACACAAAACCGGCGAAACGACAAATTTCCCCTTCCTGCAATAAAAACTGATGTTTTCTAATTTTTTTATAATAAAACACTTTTTGCAGTAAATCCTTTTCATGATCCAATAAGGAACGACCGATTTGGATTTGGATATAGGAAAAGAAAGCATCGTACATAACAAAACTGAATGAGAATTGCCATAGAAATTACAACGGCAAACTTCAAGCGAAGATAATTTTTTTTCTCCTTGAGATTCTGTTGTATAACTAACTCTAACCTATTCTTTTTATATCAGCACCTAAAGCTTGTAAACGGGCGTCAATGTTTTGATAGCCTCTGTCTATTTGTTCAATGTTGTGAATGGTTGATTTTCCTCGAGCTGAAAGAGCGGCAATAAGCAAGGAAACACCTGCACGAATATCCGGAGAAGTCATGCTTATTCCTTTGAGTTGAAATTGCCTATTCAAACCGATGATAGTGGCACGGTGAGGATCGCACAAAATGATTTGAGCCCCCATATCAATTAGTTTATCGACAAAGAATAAACGGCTTTCGAACATTTTTTGGTGAATCAATACACTGCCTTTGGCTTGAGTAGCAACTACCAAAGCAATACTCAGCAAATCGGGAGTAAATCCGGGCCAAATAGCATCACTTAGGGTTAAGATTGAGCCATCAATAAAGGTATCAATCTCATAATTCTCTTGTTCCGGGATAAAAATATCATCTACTCTTCGTTCCATTTTTATTCCCAAGCGCTGAAATGTATTGGGAATGATACCCAGATGATCGTAGCCTGTATTTTTAATGGTGATTTCACTTTGAGTCATGGCAGCAAGCCCAATAAAACTTCCTACTTCAATCATATCCGGTAGCATGGTATGCTCGGTACCGCTTAGGTAATCAACTCCTTCGATGGTAAGCAAATTAGAACCCACCCCTGTTATCTTGGCTCCCATGCGATTAAGCATTTTGCACAATTGCTGCAAATATGGTTCACAGGCAGCGTTGAAAATTGTTGTAGTGCCTTTGGCGAGAACAGCCGCCATTACAATGTTTGCGGTTCCGGTAACTGAAGCCTCATCAAGCAGCATGTAGGTTCCTTGAAGTTTGGGCGATTCAACCTTATAAAACTCCGATTCTTCGTCGTAAGTAAACTTAGCACCCAGATTTTGAAAACCAATAAAGTGCGTATCTAAACGACGGCGACCGATTTTATCTCCACCGGGTTTAGGAATATATCCTCTACCAAAACGAGCCAACAATGGACCAACAATCATAATAGATCCGCGCAAAGCTGCTCCCTGATTTTTGAATTTAGGTGAATTGATATAATCAATATCCACTTCATTGGCCTGAAAGGTATATTGCTCATGTCCGGTTTTTTCGACCTTCACACCCAGGTTACGCAATAAATCAATCAATTTGTTGACATCCACAATATCAGGCACTTTATTAATTACCACCTTCTCCGGGGTAAGTAATACAGCACAAAGAATTTGAAGTGCTTCATTTTTAGCACCTTGTGGTTCAATTTCACCTTTAAGACGTTTTCCGCCCTGGATTTCAAAATAGGCCATTTACCTGGAATTTTACTTGCACAAAGATTTACAGGAATATCTTGAAGGAATGTTAGCCAGGAGAAAGTTTTGAAACGTTCAATGTGGATTATACCCATGGCAAATCAAGACTCCTTCCACCTTGGCAGGCGCAGGCAGAATAATTCAGGCAGAAAATAAATTTAAACCTTGAATTATCTAATCAAGTCGGTTGTTGCTTTTATGGAGTTTAGGCTTTCAAGTAAATAGGCTATTTCCTCCTTGGTATTAAATCCTTGAACCGAATAACGAATAAAGTTCTTTTCCCGATGGCGCATTACCGGGATTTCAATTTTATACTTCTCAAACAAAAGGCGTTGTAATTTTTCGGGATTGGGGGTTTTGACTTCCGCACTGCACATTTGTCCATAAAACTCGGTAGTAAGAGGAGCCAAGGGTTCTGTTCCTAATACTTCATAAAACCTTGGTGCAGTTTGAAGAACCAGTTTTTTACATTGTTTTGAAACTTCGTTCCAATTATTTTGATGCATAAATTCAAGCGCATCCGGTATGGTTAAGTAAGCTGAGAAATCGCGGGTCCCATTGAATTGATGGTAGTCGTAAAAGCGGGAACCGGAAGGATTGGCACTTTCAAACCCCCAGGAGATAATTAAAGGATCTAATTCATTTTGAAATTCCTTCCTAACATATAGAAAAGAGGAACCTTTGGGAGTCATCATCCACTTGTGACAAGCACCGGTATAAAAATCAGCTTTCAATTCAGACAGATCCAAATCAATATGTCCCGGAACATGAGCACCATCTACAACGGTTATCAAACCTCTTCTTTTTGCTTCCTCGCAAATTTCTTTAACAGGGAAAATCAAACCGGTACTGCTAGTGATTTGGCTTATAAAAACCATTTTGGTTTTAGTGGAATATCCTTTCCAAAAGTCATTCAAAAAGGCCTCCTTTGAAACAATGGGCAAGGAAATTTTCTGTTGAATATACTTGGCCCCCAATTTCTTACAATAATAATTCCAGGTTTTATCCATAGCCCCGTATTCCAAGTTGGTACTCAACACCTCATCGTCCGGTTGGAGGCGAAGGTTCTTGGCAATAATGTTAATGGCCCAGGTTGGATTCGATACAAAAACAAAGTTCTCCGGATCGCCATGAAGGTACTCGGCTAATGCTTTTCGGGATGTATTAATATACTCCGAAGCATGGGTTGTAAAAAACTGAACAGGTTCACTTTCCAGTAGGTATTGCCATCGAATAAAAGCATCAAAAACAGGTTTAGGACATGCTCCGAAAGAGCCAAAATTTAAGAATGTAATGTCATTTTGAAGGAGAAACAATGATTTCATCAGAAAGAGTTTAAGAAACAACTAAATAAATCGGTTAAAAATGGAGGTTAAAAGTAGCTGCAAACTGATAAATAAAAATTTACCATCGTCCATAGAATGCAATAACCTTAATATACTTCCGAAATTTTTAGATACGGTTCGGGCAGGGATAGAGGCAAGTAGCTCCCCGTTTAACGCAGCCCTTAGGCGAAGTTAAACGGGGACTACAGCCGAAAGCCCGGCCATGAGCCATACCAATCGTTGGGGCATTGAAAGAAAAATGGTGCGAATGGGCCCGCCAAAAAATTAAAAAAATAAAACACCAGCCATCAGGTAATTTATCTTTGGTGCTAAATTTTAAACAATGCGTAAACTGATTGCCGGAATTTCAATCATTCTTCTCCATTCAGCCTGTTCTACGAATACTGTAAAAGACAAAATAAATCAAGCAGGAGATGCTGCCGGGCAAGTAACCGGAGAATTTATTGAAGGTGCCGTTAAAGGCGTACAAAAAGCATTTGATGTAAAACTAGATTTACCGGCCAATTTAAAGGAAAAAGGCCTGGAATTTGGGAAAGCAACCGTTTCTTCTGATAGCAGCGGAACCGATAATTTACTGGTAGTTTATGTTGTTTTTAACAAGGACTTTAAAGGTGAATTAACTGCCAAGGTATTTGATGATCAGGATTTGGAATTTGGGCGGTCAAGAATGGAAATTACAGGTAAAAAGGGTGATGCTCAATTTGTAGAATTCCATTTTGATAAGCGCACGAATATTGACAGTAAAAACAAAATCATTGTAGAATAACCTTATTTTTTGCGTAACAAAACCAGGTGACTGAACAAAACCAAAGGCACTATAATGGCAGGCAAAAAATTAATAGGAAAATAGAGCACTGCCCGATTTGGCTGATTGAAATTTAATTGTTGAACCAAACTAGGAGCGGATAAAATACCTTTGGAAACCACATTAAATAAAAGTGCGAGGCAGAGCAAATTCCAAATCAGTAGCCACAAGTGATTCAATTGTTTTTTGTGGTAACCAAACCAATAGATAAAAGGAGCGGAGAGTCCTGAAAAAATATCGAAATTTCCACCTTCAAAAGTCATATCAGCCGGAACTAAACCGATAGTAAACAAGGCATACAAGCCAATTTCAACAGGAATACGAACCGTGTGAATTAAGCATAGCATTTTAGGATCTAATCCATCCGTAAATCGTTTACCATTTGGCAATAAAAATACCAGCAATATAGCTATTAACGGAGGAATAATCATTAGCCCGACTCGGGGAGGAAAGGAATTTGTTTGGAGATAAAACCCGTTAACCGCAAGGGCAGATTGAAAGCCGATCCAAAAAAGTGCTAGTAAAAAAATGGACCTAGAATACTTGGCAGCTTTCCAAAAAAAGAAAAGGGAAATAAAAGTTGATGATGCAAAAAGCAAGGTTAAGGAGGAGGGGACATTTTCCATTACTTTTGACCTGGTATATTGGCCAAAAATACTATTTTAGAGAAAAATTAAATGGAAAACTTCATTCGAATTCTTGTTTACTTGCATGCAGCTTTAGGAGGAATTGCCTTGCTAAGCGGCTTAATTGCCTTGGTTGTAAAAAAAGGTAGCAACATACACCGGAAAGTGGGGTTAGTCTTTTTTTATGCTATGAGTTTATCGGCAATTGTTGCCATGGTTGTATCAGTTAGTCCGAACCATATCAATTTATTTTTGACCGGTATAGGAATTATTACACTTTACTCCTTAATGAAGGGCAAGCGAGCGCTCTTATTGAAGACAAAGAATACTGATTTCAGGGTGGAGAAACTGGGTATTGGATTGTTGTTTTTAGCCGGTGTAGGTTTGTTTACCTATTCTTACCTACATGGTTGGAATGTGGTAAGCTTAGTGTTTTCCGGGACGAGTTTATTTTTTTCCATCCGGGATTACTTTACACTTAGCAAACCCGAGGAACTGCACAAAAATTGGTTAAAAATTCATTTGGGTAATATGATTGGAGGTTATATATCGGCTGTAACAGCCTTTGTGGTAGTTAATGAATTATTTCCCGGAATTTGGGGCTGGTTTGCGCCAAGTTTGTTAGGAGTACCTGTGATTTTTTACTGGTTAAAGAGAGTATCCTGAAATAGCCTGCAAGGAGGAAACCATTTTTTTTAAATACTTGGTATGCGGGCCCCTTCCGCCCAATTAGTTTTTCATTAAGCCCCCAATAACCTGCAAGGGCGTTCAGGTCACGCTATCGGCTGTAGTCCTCGTCCCCCTAGGCTACCGCCGTAGGGGTCCTGTGGGCTACTTGCCTCTATCGTTGCCCGATGCGCTACCTACTAGTTTGGTTTTTAATACAACTTATCGCGGTATCTACCAGGCTACTGCATGGAATTCATGGTATTTTATTAAACCCAAAGCTTAGCCACTAAATTTAGAAAAACAAAGCAGGGTAAACTATAGCAGGAGGAAAGTTAAAATAAACCTTAGAACAAATTAGAAGATTCTTGCGAAAATTCAGAATTATTTAGGAGGGAAGAAGGAACTTGCAGGAACTAATTTACTAGTAGCGCTTTTTAAACTTCTTATTTTTATTGAACTTTTTATTTTTGTTGAACTTAGATTTTCCGCCTACCTGATTTCCTCCGTATTCATCGAGTTTCATTGGCAGATTTTGGCTGATTTTAGAATTTTCGCTAAGTTTCAATTTTCCTTTTGAGATGGTTGCCAGGTGATCTAAAATTACATCATCCTGAACGCTATCCCTGTTCCATGCCATGTAGGACTTTTTTAATTGATTAGCGATGGATTCAACTACCATTTCTTTAACTTCGGTATCTTCCCATTCGCTTACCTTGGTTACCATATTTTCCAATACTTTACCATAGTGGCGGTATTTTATTTTTTGGCTTGGGTAATTCGGTTTCTGAGGTTTTTTGGCTACTGTTTCGGCAGTTGGTTTAGGATAAGGGCTATCAACGTCTAATTCAAAATTAGACATAACAAACATATGGTCCCAAAGCTTCTGTTTAAAGTCGTCGAAATCGCGAAAACTAGGAGTTAGAGCGGCCATAGAAACAATAATAGATCGGGCAGCCCTATTACGCTCTTCTCTATCTTCAATAGTTTTAACATGGTCAATCATCTTTTGTATTCCGCGACCATATTCTGCAATTTTCATGGTTGACCTTTCCGTATTGTATTCCAAACCTTTCATGATGCAAAGTAAATGTATTTTATTGAAACTGGCACATCGAGGAAACAGAACTTAAGTTTAAACCAAGAACTAATGTTTAGTACTTTTGAATTGAGATTCAATTTCCGGGAAGAAAAGCATAGAAAAATTGGATACATCGGAGTAATTATTTTCCAGGAAATCCTGAGCAAAGTGCAAGGTATTTTGGTGTTGAATACGATTACCCATTTGGGCACAAATTTTTCCAATTCCAGAAATGGAGTTATAGGTAAGCAGCCAATTTTGTTCTATCATAAATGGGAGTAGGTATTTAACCTTTTGTGGAAGTTCATCCATCCTATTTTGGGCAAACTGATAAAAATCAGAGGCGAAGTTATCCAATTGGGAACTTAGCGGCCAATTTATAGCCAGGTAATGATCGTGGAAAATATCAGAAACCACACCTGCGAATTTACCAAATTGCGGTCTAAGAAAGGCGTTGAATTCTTTATTAATAGGGTGGTTATCCGTAAAATGATCGATTTGTCGGTGCATGCGAATACCATCCAAAATTCGGCCCGAATAGCGTGATTCAGGATTTCCTTTGACAGCATCTGCTATAAAATTACCGAGCATTAAATCCGGGTCTGGGTAAGCTAAATACAGATGGGCTAGGAAATTCATAAAAGAGTGGAGACGGATTGGCTTCTTTAAAACAGGATGTAAAAACTATTAGTAGAATGCTTTAACAAAGGAACAAATAAAAGTTTGGAAATGGGAATAAAGGTAGAATATTTCAAATTATTAATCAGAGCATGGTAGATGTTTTAAATCCTTCTATCTTCGCAGTCCTTCGGATGAAAGCAGTTTTCAACTTTATTCCAGATATTATTTACCACATAGGCCGATACACGGCTATGTTAGGGATGGTTTTTTCACGTCCAGAAAAGTACCGAATTTACTACAATCGATTTATGGAAGAATTGTTCAATTTGGGCATTGGTTCCATTGGCATTGTTTCGATTGTTTCCTTGTTTATGGGGGCTGTAATTACGATTCAGGGTGCCTACAATTTTTCTTCACCATGGATACCATTGTATGCTGTAGGGTTAGCAACCAGAGACACCATGATTTTGGAATTTTCACCTACGATTATATCAGTTATTTTATGTGGTAAAGTAGGCTCCAGTATTGCCGGGGAAATAGGAACGATGCGAGTTACCGAACAGATTGATGCATTAGAAATAATGGGGGTAAATTCCCGTGCATTTTTGATTTTGCCTAAGATTTTTGCTTCGGTAATTTTCAATCCGGTTTTAGTAACCATGAGCATGGTTTTAGGGATTTTTGGCGGATGGATAGGCGGGGTTTTAAGTGGAGCCACCACAACATTTGAATATGTGTATGGAATTACGTATTTGTTTGTTCCTTATTATGTAACTTATGCATTAACTAAAACGGTTGTATTTGCTTTTTTAATTTCATCTGTATCGGCATATCATGGTTATTACACAGAAGGAGGAGCGTTAGAAGTAGGAAAGGCCAGTACCAAAGCTGTTGTTTATAGCATTCTTAGCATTTTGATAGCTAATTATTTCCTTACTCAATTGTTGTTAACGTGATTGAAGTTAAAAATTTATCCAAGTCGTTCAATGGCAAGGTGATCTTAAATAACATCAATGCCACCTTTGAAAAAGGGAAAACCAATTTAATTATTGGGGCATCAGGTTCC is a genomic window of Bacteroidia bacterium containing:
- a CDS encoding Crp/Fnr family transcriptional regulator, whose product is MYDAFFSYIQIQIGRSLLDHEKDLLQKVFYYKKIRKHQFLLQEGEICRFAGFVLKGALKQYTLDASGKENVLALCLENWWAADRESYIKEIPSPYFIEACEETELLIINKDAYDKFLSGQSFMDDLIKVISERNAFQMLRRLHAMNTQTAEQRLYELENSYPEFFQRFPQHLIASYLGITKETLSRIRTQSYKK
- the murA gene encoding UDP-N-acetylglucosamine 1-carboxyvinyltransferase, whose translation is MAYFEIQGGKRLKGEIEPQGAKNEALQILCAVLLTPEKVVINKVPDIVDVNKLIDLLRNLGVKVEKTGHEQYTFQANEVDIDYINSPKFKNQGAALRGSIMIVGPLLARFGRGYIPKPGGDKIGRRRLDTHFIGFQNLGAKFTYDEESEFYKVESPKLQGTYMLLDEASVTGTANIVMAAVLAKGTTTIFNAACEPYLQQLCKMLNRMGAKITGVGSNLLTIEGVDYLSGTEHTMLPDMIEVGSFIGLAAMTQSEITIKNTGYDHLGIIPNTFQRLGIKMERRVDDIFIPEQENYEIDTFIDGSILTLSDAIWPGFTPDLLSIALVVATQAKGSVLIHQKMFESRLFFVDKLIDMGAQIILCDPHRATIIGLNRQFQLKGISMTSPDIRAGVSLLIAALSARGKSTIHNIEQIDRGYQNIDARLQALGADIKRIG
- a CDS encoding aminotransferase class V-fold PLP-dependent enzyme; this translates as MKSLFLLQNDITFLNFGSFGACPKPVFDAFIRWQYLLESEPVQFFTTHASEYINTSRKALAEYLHGDPENFVFVSNPTWAINIIAKNLRLQPDDEVLSTNLEYGAMDKTWNYYCKKLGAKYIQQKISLPIVSKEAFLNDFWKGYSTKTKMVFISQITSSTGLIFPVKEICEEAKRRGLITVVDGAHVPGHIDLDLSELKADFYTGACHKWMMTPKGSSFLYVRKEFQNELDPLIISWGFESANPSGSRFYDYHQFNGTRDFSAYLTIPDALEFMHQNNWNEVSKQCKKLVLQTAPRFYEVLGTEPLAPLTTEFYGQMCSAEVKTPNPEKLQRLLFEKYKIEIPVMRHREKNFIRYSVQGFNTKEEIAYLLESLNSIKATTDLIR
- a CDS encoding DUF2306 domain-containing protein translates to MENFIRILVYLHAALGGIALLSGLIALVVKKGSNIHRKVGLVFFYAMSLSAIVAMVVSVSPNHINLFLTGIGIITLYSLMKGKRALLLKTKNTDFRVEKLGIGLLFLAGVGLFTYSYLHGWNVVSLVFSGTSLFFSIRDYFTLSKPEELHKNWLKIHLGNMIGGYISAVTAFVVVNELFPGIWGWFAPSLLGVPVIFYWLKRVS
- a CDS encoding DUF4290 domain-containing protein; amino-acid sequence: MKGLEYNTERSTMKIAEYGRGIQKMIDHVKTIEDREERNRAARSIIVSMAALTPSFRDFDDFKQKLWDHMFVMSNFELDVDSPYPKPTAETVAKKPQKPNYPSQKIKYRHYGKVLENMVTKVSEWEDTEVKEMVVESIANQLKKSYMAWNRDSVQDDVILDHLATISKGKLKLSENSKISQNLPMKLDEYGGNQVGGKSKFNKNKKFNKNKKFKKRY
- a CDS encoding ACP phosphodiesterase, encoding MNFLAHLYLAYPDPDLMLGNFIADAVKGNPESRYSGRILDGIRMHRQIDHFTDNHPINKEFNAFLRPQFGKFAGVVSDIFHDHYLAINWPLSSQLDNFASDFYQFAQNRMDELPQKVKYLLPFMIEQNWLLTYNSISGIGKICAQMGNRIQHQNTLHFAQDFLENNYSDVSNFSMLFFPEIESQFKSTKH
- a CDS encoding ABC transporter permease, coding for MKAVFNFIPDIIYHIGRYTAMLGMVFSRPEKYRIYYNRFMEELFNLGIGSIGIVSIVSLFMGAVITIQGAYNFSSPWIPLYAVGLATRDTMILEFSPTIISVILCGKVGSSIAGEIGTMRVTEQIDALEIMGVNSRAFLILPKIFASVIFNPVLVTMSMVLGIFGGWIGGVLSGATTTFEYVYGITYLFVPYYVTYALTKTVVFAFLISSVSAYHGYYTEGGALEVGKASTKAVVYSILSILIANYFLTQLLLT